One part of the Bacillus sp. FJAT-45350 genome encodes these proteins:
- the moaD gene encoding molybdopterin converting factor subunit 1 — protein MIKVLFFAELEEKVGQREVVLNNEQLRLSEVKDIIKEKYLDLTISPNVMVAVNEDYASDDDIVKTGDTVAFIPPVSGG, from the coding sequence ATGATAAAAGTTCTTTTTTTTGCTGAGCTTGAAGAGAAGGTTGGTCAAAGAGAAGTTGTCTTGAATAATGAACAGCTGAGACTATCTGAGGTAAAAGATATCATTAAAGAGAAATATCTAGACCTTACAATATCGCCAAACGTTATGGTTGCAGTCAATGAGGATTACGCATCAGATGATGACATCGTAAAAACAGGTGATACAGTCGCCTTTATTCCTCCTGTTAGTGGAGGATGA
- a CDS encoding molybdenum cofactor guanylyltransferase translates to MTQTIPITGVLIAGGQARRFGAAKAFALYNEKPFYKYSLEALASLSTDTLIISHPDLVDEFMKREAVPIYTDIEPYQGCGPLAGILTAINYTTTDWYLIAPCDTPLLTAELLQDIASAKTNQDDCVIPIVEGRKQPLIALYHRRTKTIIEELLKEGIYKVGALLERVEVNYLEASTKKKAFNNVNTKEDLLKIEKAEEQ, encoded by the coding sequence ATGACTCAAACTATTCCCATCACAGGTGTGCTTATCGCTGGAGGACAGGCAAGGAGATTTGGGGCAGCAAAGGCATTTGCTTTGTATAATGAAAAGCCTTTTTATAAATATTCTCTTGAAGCATTAGCAAGCCTATCTACAGACACACTTATCATTAGTCACCCTGACTTAGTAGATGAATTTATGAAACGGGAGGCTGTTCCTATCTATACTGATATTGAACCGTATCAAGGATGCGGTCCACTCGCTGGTATCTTGACTGCGATAAACTATACAACGACTGACTGGTATCTCATAGCTCCTTGTGATACACCACTACTTACAGCTGAATTACTTCAAGACATTGCCTCCGCAAAGACAAATCAAGATGATTGTGTTATTCCAATTGTAGAGGGCAGGAAACAGCCACTAATTGCTTTATACCATCGTCGAACAAAAACAATAATAGAAGAACTTCTAAAAGAAGGCATCTATAAAGTAGGGGCATTGTTAGAGAGAGTTGAAGTGAATTATTTAGAGGCTTCTACTAAAAAAAAGGCGTTTAACAATGTTAATACAAAGGAAGACCTGTTAAAAATAGAAAAAGCAGAGGAACAATGA
- a CDS encoding Rne/Rng family ribonuclease, which translates to MKKIYFNMATTERRAAITQDGKVVEIFIERSSDNRVVSNVYKGRVVNVLPGMQAAFVDIGRDKNGFLYRDELLSFHRSDEDEERKKERNISEFVRKGEEVLVQVTKEGFGTKGPRLTGVVSFPGRYVVYMPEGGYVGVSRRMSSEEEREKWRAIGEKITGENEGIIIRTICEGVNPEKIEQEYRFLRNLWLDIWKDGKEAKSPSLIYQDTGILERVVRDFNFDDVEEVVIDNPKDYLRLKELLEPYPHFLQKIKQYQERENIFSAFGIEKELEKALKRQVWLKNGSYLIIDQTEALTVIDVNTGKFTGKSNLRETIKKTNIEAAKEIARQLRLRDIAGIIVIDFIDMKEEKDRQAVLREFSKLLERDRTKTNLVGLTGLGLVEMTRKKIRQNLSDSLSKTCPVCNSKGSVLSNDAQAYRVERLLWEYRNMDDEAILLEVPPYVASVLYGEKYTHLYQLEKKLGYSLFIVENEKMSEHEFSIRYVGGLEEAKEKWTKLK; encoded by the coding sequence ATGAAGAAGATATATTTTAATATGGCTACAACTGAACGGAGAGCAGCAATTACTCAGGACGGTAAGGTTGTCGAAATTTTTATAGAGCGCTCTAGTGATAATCGAGTAGTTAGTAATGTGTATAAAGGAAGAGTTGTAAACGTATTGCCAGGAATGCAGGCCGCATTTGTTGATATTGGACGAGATAAAAATGGTTTTCTCTATCGGGATGAGTTACTTTCTTTCCATAGGTCAGATGAGGATGAGGAACGCAAGAAGGAGAGAAATATTTCTGAATTCGTTCGTAAAGGGGAAGAGGTACTTGTTCAAGTAACAAAAGAAGGCTTCGGTACGAAAGGTCCTCGTCTAACAGGGGTTGTTTCATTCCCAGGTCGTTATGTTGTTTATATGCCAGAGGGAGGGTACGTTGGGGTTTCTAGACGTATGTCTTCAGAAGAGGAAAGGGAAAAATGGCGAGCTATTGGTGAAAAGATTACGGGTGAGAATGAGGGAATTATTATCCGTACCATCTGTGAAGGGGTAAATCCAGAGAAAATTGAGCAGGAATATCGTTTTTTACGGAATCTTTGGCTTGATATATGGAAGGATGGTAAGGAAGCAAAATCACCTTCATTAATTTATCAGGATACAGGTATTTTGGAGAGAGTCGTTCGAGATTTTAATTTTGATGATGTGGAAGAAGTAGTGATTGATAACCCGAAAGATTATCTTCGCTTGAAAGAGTTGCTAGAGCCATATCCACATTTTTTACAAAAAATAAAACAGTACCAAGAAAGAGAAAATATTTTTTCTGCTTTTGGGATTGAAAAGGAATTAGAAAAAGCGTTAAAAAGACAAGTGTGGTTGAAAAACGGTTCATATTTAATTATCGACCAAACGGAAGCATTAACAGTTATTGATGTAAATACAGGAAAGTTCACAGGAAAAAGTAATCTTAGAGAAACTATTAAGAAAACAAATATAGAGGCAGCGAAAGAAATAGCAAGACAGCTGCGTTTGCGTGACATTGCAGGTATTATCGTTATTGATTTTATTGATATGAAAGAAGAAAAAGATAGGCAAGCTGTGCTTCGGGAGTTCTCTAAGTTATTAGAGCGAGATCGAACAAAAACAAACCTCGTTGGTCTTACTGGCTTAGGACTAGTTGAAATGACAAGAAAGAAAATTCGTCAAAACCTTTCTGATAGTTTATCGAAAACTTGTCCAGTATGTAATAGTAAGGGTAGCGTTTTATCTAATGATGCTCAAGCGTATCGTGTGGAGCGTTTATTATGGGAATATAGAAACATGGACGATGAAGCAATTTTATTAGAAGTTCCCCCTTATGTCGCTTCTGTTTTATACGGAGAAAAGTATACTCATTTATATCAATTAGAGAAGAAGCTAGGATACAGTTTATTCATTGTCGAGAATGAAAAGATGTCAGAACATGAATTTTCGATTCGATATGTGGGAGG